One Mycolicibacterium sarraceniae genomic window carries:
- a CDS encoding protoporphyrinogen oxidase, with protein sequence MTKRYCVVGGGISGLVAAYRIRVLAGGDADITVFDPADRLGGILRTERLGGQPMDVGAEAFVVRRPEVPALLAELGLAGRQISTTGVRPTIYSQGRIHPLPADTVNGVPTSASSVTGLVDDATIAQMAAEPNRPLRWQPGADPAVGAVVADRFGDQVVARSVDPMLSGVYAGSAATIGIRSAAPTLAAALDAGATSLTDAGRRALPSSTSGPVFGAIAGGYQVLLDELVARSRLRWLQTSVTHIAPDAHGWTLRDDDNRHHYADAVIVAVPAPRLVPLLADVAPNAAAAAAAIPMASAAVLALAVPGATPLPQQSGVLVASGERLHTKAITLSTRKWGARGNAELLRLSFGRFGDDIAQKTSDADLQAWAVADLRSVFGITVDPIEVLVHRWLDAMPQYGPGHRELTIGLRTDLPPTLALAGNYLDGIGVPACVAVAGRAADTVAAATQR encoded by the coding sequence GTGACTAAACGGTATTGCGTTGTCGGGGGCGGCATTTCGGGTCTTGTCGCGGCCTATCGGATCCGCGTGCTGGCCGGTGGCGACGCCGATATCACGGTGTTCGACCCGGCCGACCGGCTCGGCGGGATCCTGCGCACCGAACGCCTGGGTGGCCAGCCCATGGACGTCGGCGCGGAAGCTTTCGTCGTACGTCGCCCGGAGGTGCCTGCACTACTGGCCGAGCTCGGCCTGGCCGGCCGCCAGATCAGCACCACCGGGGTGCGCCCGACGATCTATAGCCAGGGCCGTATCCACCCGCTACCTGCGGACACCGTCAACGGCGTCCCGACCTCGGCCTCCTCGGTGACCGGACTGGTCGACGACGCGACGATCGCACAGATGGCCGCCGAGCCCAACCGGCCGCTGCGCTGGCAACCGGGTGCCGACCCGGCCGTCGGCGCGGTGGTGGCCGACCGCTTCGGCGACCAGGTCGTCGCCCGCTCGGTGGACCCGATGCTGTCCGGCGTCTACGCCGGCTCGGCGGCCACCATCGGCATCCGCTCCGCGGCACCGACGCTGGCCGCCGCCCTCGACGCCGGTGCCACCAGCCTTACCGACGCCGGCCGGCGCGCGCTGCCGAGCAGCACGAGCGGGCCGGTATTCGGTGCCATCGCGGGCGGCTATCAGGTGCTGCTGGACGAGTTGGTGGCGCGCAGCCGGCTGCGGTGGCTGCAGACGTCGGTAACGCATATCGCGCCCGACGCCCACGGCTGGACCCTGCGCGATGACGACAATCGGCACCACTATGCCGACGCGGTGATCGTGGCCGTACCGGCGCCGCGGCTGGTGCCGCTGCTGGCCGACGTCGCACCGAATGCGGCCGCCGCGGCCGCGGCGATCCCGATGGCGTCAGCGGCGGTACTGGCACTGGCCGTGCCCGGCGCAACGCCGCTGCCGCAGCAGTCCGGTGTACTGGTTGCCAGCGGAGAACGCTTGCACACCAAGGCAATTACGCTGTCCACCCGGAAGTGGGGGGCACGCGGCAACGCGGAGTTGTTGCGCCTGTCGTTCGGCCGGTTCGGTGACGATATCGCGCAGAAGACTTCCGATGCCGACCTGCAGGCGTGGGCGGTGGCGGACCTGCGGTCGGTGTTCGGCATCACGGTCGATCCGATCGAGGTCCTGGTGCACCGCTGGCTGGATGCGATGCCGCAGTACGGCCCAGGTCATCGTGAGCTGACCATCGGTTTGCGAACGGATCTGCCGCCCACGTTGGCGCTTGCGGGCAACTATCTCGATGGCATCGGAGTGCCCGCCTGCGTGGCGGTGGCAGGTCGGGCGGCCGATACCGTGGCGGCCGCCACACAAAGATAG
- the hemQ gene encoding hydrogen peroxide-dependent heme synthase: MAKLDYDELNATIRYIMFSVFAAEPGELGYDEESRAAVVDETATFLKQQEDNGVVVRGLYDVAGLRADADFMIWTHAERIETLQATYSDFRRTTTLGRSVSPVWSAVALHRPAEFNKSHVPAFLAGEEPGNYICVYPFVRSLDWYLLPDDERRKMLADHGMAARSYKDVRANTVPAFALGDYEWILAFEAPELYRIVDLMRDLRATEARRHVREEIPFFTGPRIGVEELVAKLP, encoded by the coding sequence ATGGCCAAACTGGACTACGACGAGCTCAACGCCACAATCCGCTACATCATGTTTTCGGTGTTCGCAGCGGAGCCCGGTGAGCTGGGGTACGACGAAGAATCCCGTGCCGCCGTCGTCGACGAGACCGCGACATTCCTTAAGCAGCAGGAGGACAACGGTGTCGTGGTGCGCGGTCTGTACGACGTCGCGGGCCTGCGTGCCGACGCCGATTTCATGATCTGGACGCACGCCGAGCGGATCGAGACGCTGCAGGCCACCTACAGCGATTTCCGTCGCACCACCACGCTGGGGCGGTCGGTCTCGCCGGTGTGGAGTGCGGTAGCGCTGCACCGACCGGCCGAATTCAACAAGAGCCATGTCCCGGCGTTCCTGGCCGGCGAGGAGCCGGGCAACTACATCTGCGTGTACCCGTTCGTGCGTTCGCTGGATTGGTACCTGCTGCCCGATGACGAGCGCCGCAAGATGCTGGCCGACCATGGCATGGCGGCCCGCAGCTACAAGGACGTCCGCGCCAACACGGTGCCGGCCTTCGCTCTGGGTGACTACGAGTGGATCCTGGCGTTCGAAGCCCCTGAGCTCTACCGCATCGTCGATCTGATGCGCGACCTGCGGGCCACCGAAGCTCGCCGCCATGTGCGCGAAGAGATCCCGTTCTTCACCGGGCCCCGTATCGGTGTCGAGGAACTCGTCGCCAAGTTGCCGTAG
- a CDS encoding EAL domain-containing protein, translating to MSSGFSRTSRTRHALTWHRAGADVPVAVNVFAPAIANAGLPAIIAIDDFGSGYSALSYLRDLPPEEVLPLVTARADGTSTSPLTTPATAPVSTRSS from the coding sequence GTGTCGTCTGGATTCAGCCGTACGTCGCGGACCCGGCACGCGCTGACCTGGCACCGTGCCGGTGCCGATGTGCCGGTGGCGGTCAACGTGTTCGCCCCGGCGATAGCCAACGCCGGCCTGCCCGCGATCATCGCCATCGACGATTTCGGCAGCGGCTACTCGGCGCTGTCGTATCTGCGCGACCTACCGCCCGAAGAGGTGCTGCCTCTGGTCACAGCGCGCGCCGACGGCACGAGCACCTCGCCGCTGACTACTCCTGCGACGGCACCAGTTTCAACGAGATCGAGTTGA
- the msrB gene encoding peptide-methionine (R)-S-oxide reductase MsrB produces the protein MSSIPAPKLELADDEWRKRLNPAEYAVLRQAGTERPFTGEYTDTKTEGIYACRACGTELFRSTEKFESHCGWPSFFDPSHSEAVILRPDDSGGMHRVEVLCANCHSHLGHVFSGEGYPTPTDQRYCINSISLKLVPSQE, from the coding sequence ATGAGCTCGATTCCAGCCCCGAAGCTCGAACTGGCCGACGACGAGTGGCGCAAGCGGCTCAACCCCGCCGAGTACGCGGTGCTGCGTCAAGCCGGCACCGAGCGCCCCTTCACCGGTGAATACACCGACACCAAGACCGAAGGCATCTACGCCTGCCGCGCGTGCGGGACCGAATTGTTCCGCAGCACAGAGAAATTCGAGTCCCACTGCGGCTGGCCGTCATTCTTCGACCCATCGCACTCCGAGGCGGTGATCCTGCGGCCGGACGACTCCGGGGGTATGCACCGGGTGGAGGTGCTGTGTGCGAACTGCCACAGCCACCTGGGCCACGTGTTCAGCGGTGAGGGATACCCGACGCCGACCGATCAACGCTATTGCATCAACTCGATCTCGTTGAAACTGGTGCCGTCGCAGGAGTAG